In Methanonatronarchaeum sp. AMET-Sl, one genomic interval encodes:
- a CDS encoding mechanosensitive ion channel domain-containing protein: protein MAFDIGLLDLWTYELFTIAGTSISLRDILIFLIALMVAVFIARWIRNILSAVLKRRGFGQKEIHPILKLTYYTLIIFGVYLAFNIVGIPLTGLLAAAGIIGIVLGFGLQSITSGMISGILLMGEGTVRIGDVIEFDGTLGEVYDTGMRATTIRTRENIFIIVPNQELFSKSFTNYSYVEEKVRMNVEVGVAYGSDVEKVTEILYEVAEEIEGVLDTPEPMVRFREFGGSSLEFVVKCWVRGPFERRTVRSQMNYMIDKRFREEDITIPFPQRSVWFKNDLNTMDVGGDGNIPPETD, encoded by the coding sequence ATGGCTTTTGACATCGGTTTATTAGATTTATGGACCTATGAATTGTTCACGATTGCCGGGACCTCTATCAGCCTTAGAGACATCCTTATTTTCTTGATTGCATTAATGGTAGCTGTTTTCATAGCTAGATGGATTAGAAATATATTGAGCGCTGTTTTAAAGCGCCGTGGATTTGGTCAAAAAGAAATCCATCCTATTTTAAAGTTAACTTACTACACGTTAATTATATTTGGTGTATATCTCGCTTTTAACATTGTTGGGATTCCTCTTACAGGGTTGTTGGCAGCTGCTGGTATTATTGGTATTGTACTTGGTTTTGGTTTACAATCGATAACCTCCGGCATGATTTCAGGGATATTGCTTATGGGGGAGGGAACGGTCCGGATTGGTGATGTTATTGAATTCGATGGTACCTTGGGCGAGGTATATGATACAGGTATGAGGGCTACAACGATTCGAACAAGAGAGAACATCTTTATTATCGTTCCTAACCAGGAGTTGTTCTCCAAGTCCTTTACGAACTACTCTTATGTTGAAGAGAAGGTCAGGATGAATGTGGAGGTAGGTGTTGCATATGGCTCTGATGTTGAGAAGGTAACTGAGATTCTTTATGAAGTGGCTGAAGAGATTGAAGGTGTTTTAGACACCCCTGAACCAATGGTTCGATTCCGTGAGTTCGGTGGGTCATCACTAGAGTTCGTAGTTAAGTGTTGGGTTAGAGGGCCGTTTGAACGGAGAACCGTTAGGAGCCAGATGAACTACATGATAGATAAGAGATTCAGGGAAGAAGATATAACAATTCCATTCCCACAGAGATCGGTTTGGTTTAAAAACGATTTAAATACCATGGACGTTGGTGGAGATGGAAACATACCACCAGAAACAGATTAA
- a CDS encoding NAD(P)-binding protein has protein sequence MDIGDVGVVGGGLSGLLTARYIDRLCPDIEVRVFERRSRDRYRVDCGGGFIDLRGELGRVVDEVRPFVSCMVDRSLWRFSNGSNLTEVCFKHDDFFWIIDRLGWQKKILNDIEGSVDVVFDMEVEPGSLDFDLVVDASGAKYQVATAVYGVYKGDFSSFSGKAVFDYKKGLNGYYWLFPLESGYANIGYGDFGGEIREQMLDRYIESLPVDVESKESGGGGYFDYTYFLKDVRGKRNKLVQKRDGGWLARVGDAAGIMDPLTGEGIGGAVSSSYHLAKSIKKGNLEKYPNRIKRHNNHSIRLKMARHRTENYHKFVKKISTLDGVNASDCYKVPKFLLKHPIRSIKFLFA, from the coding sequence TTGGATATAGGTGATGTTGGTGTTGTTGGGGGTGGTCTTTCAGGTTTGTTGACTGCTAGGTATATTGATAGGTTGTGTCCTGATATTGAGGTCAGGGTTTTTGAGCGACGTAGTAGGGATAGGTATCGTGTGGATTGTGGTGGGGGTTTTATCGATCTGCGGGGCGAGTTGGGTCGAGTGGTTGATGAAGTTAGGCCTTTTGTGAGTTGTATGGTTGATCGGTCTTTATGGCGTTTTAGTAATGGCTCAAATCTAACAGAGGTTTGTTTTAAACATGATGATTTTTTTTGGATTATCGATAGGCTTGGTTGGCAAAAAAAGATATTAAACGATATTGAAGGTAGTGTTGACGTGGTTTTTGATATGGAGGTTGAACCGGGTTCTCTAGATTTTGATTTGGTTGTTGATGCAAGTGGGGCTAAATACCAGGTTGCAACTGCTGTATATGGGGTTTATAAAGGAGATTTTTCTAGTTTTTCTGGTAAGGCTGTTTTTGATTATAAAAAAGGTTTAAATGGTTATTATTGGTTATTTCCATTAGAGAGTGGTTATGCTAACATAGGTTATGGAGATTTTGGTGGAGAGATCCGAGAGCAGATGTTGGATAGGTATATTGAGAGTTTACCGGTTGATGTAGAGTCTAAGGAGAGCGGTGGTGGAGGTTATTTTGACTACACCTACTTCCTCAAGGATGTCAGGGGTAAAAGAAATAAGTTGGTTCAAAAAAGAGATGGCGGTTGGTTGGCTAGGGTTGGAGACGCAGCAGGAATTATGGATCCACTTACAGGTGAAGGTATCGGTGGTGCAGTATCCAGTTCTTATCACCTAGCCAAATCCATCAAAAAAGGCAATCTAGAGAAATATCCAAACAGGATAAAACGACATAACAACCATTCAATACGCTTAAAGATGGCCCGACATAGAACTGAAAACTACCATAAGTTTGTTAAAAAAATCAGTACATTGGATGGGGTTAATGCCAGCGATTGTTATAAAGTACCGAAATTCTTGTTGAAACACCCAATACGCTCAATAAAATTCCTGTTTGCCTGA
- the rqcH gene encoding ribosome rescue protein RqcH translates to MKERMTSVDVAAIQSELGRFVDARVEKSYQLTEDEVLIKLYHHEHGKANLLIVAGERIHFTEYPRPSPERPPNFPMVLRKHTKGGVIVDVRQYDFDRIVEIDIERGGEKMTLVAELFGEGNVILTSGGEIVAPLKRKSFRDRKVKHGDRYEYPPSNENPLELDLNGFREIFSGSNSDVVRTLATQLNIGGTYAEEICLRSGVEKNKDVDEIEPDELRVLYNALSEIAESIRSGDIKPQIVKDGEKVDVVPLKLEIYEEMDTEDYSSFNRALDEFFSKDEIRELEEEKKSKYREKLEGLEGRKRGQLGTAEKYMQEYHTGIEKGDLIYAYFTQLKEILNTIREARESYTWSEIKERFNKAKEKGIEPANIVKEINENKGEIVVELDDKDVSIDIRKSIEKNAQHTYQKAKKMKRKSKGARKAAKKTQELIDELKEKDIDEFKSREIPQRKVRKKQVWYDKYRWFKSSDGHIVIGGRNATQNEEIVKKHMDSTDLFFHTQMEGASAVVVKSEGDEIPQKTKEEAAVFAASNSSAWKKYYSTDVYCVSPNQVTKTPESGEYVGKGSFVIRGEREYFRNTPLKHSVGLEITDQTRVIGGPPSSVEKNGEYKVDLKPGDTDRMKAAKKIYEIFLDKAQPEDRDLIKKIAKPDEIDRFIPPGDVEIENASSS, encoded by the coding sequence ATGAAAGAACGTATGACAAGTGTTGATGTTGCTGCTATTCAAAGTGAGCTTGGTAGGTTTGTTGATGCTCGGGTAGAGAAGTCTTATCAACTTACAGAGGATGAGGTTTTGATTAAGCTTTATCATCATGAGCATGGTAAGGCTAATCTATTGATCGTTGCAGGTGAACGTATCCATTTTACTGAGTATCCAAGACCTTCTCCTGAACGGCCTCCTAACTTCCCTATGGTTTTGCGTAAGCATACCAAGGGTGGAGTGATTGTTGATGTTCGTCAATATGATTTTGATCGGATTGTTGAGATAGATATTGAGAGGGGTGGGGAAAAGATGACTTTGGTTGCAGAGTTGTTTGGTGAAGGTAATGTTATTTTAACCAGTGGTGGAGAGATTGTTGCTCCTTTGAAGCGGAAGAGTTTTAGAGACCGTAAGGTTAAGCATGGGGATCGTTATGAATATCCTCCTAGTAATGAAAATCCACTTGAATTGGATTTAAATGGCTTTCGAGAGATATTTAGTGGTTCTAATTCCGATGTGGTGCGGACGTTGGCTACTCAACTTAATATTGGTGGTACCTATGCTGAAGAAATCTGTTTGAGGTCGGGTGTTGAAAAGAACAAGGATGTTGATGAAATAGAGCCAGATGAATTAAGGGTTTTATATAACGCGTTGTCAGAGATTGCAGAATCGATTCGGAGTGGTGATATCAAGCCTCAGATAGTTAAGGATGGGGAGAAGGTTGATGTTGTTCCCTTAAAACTTGAGATCTATGAAGAGATGGATACTGAGGATTATAGTTCATTTAACCGTGCTTTGGATGAGTTCTTCAGTAAGGATGAAATCAGGGAGTTGGAAGAGGAGAAGAAAAGTAAGTATCGAGAGAAGCTTGAGGGATTGGAGGGTCGTAAACGAGGTCAGTTAGGTACGGCTGAAAAATACATGCAGGAATATCACACTGGAATCGAGAAGGGGGATTTGATTTATGCCTACTTTACTCAACTAAAAGAGATATTAAATACAATTAGAGAAGCTAGAGAGTCATATACATGGAGTGAGATTAAAGAGAGGTTTAATAAAGCTAAAGAAAAAGGTATAGAGCCCGCAAATATCGTTAAGGAGATTAATGAGAACAAGGGTGAGATAGTTGTCGAACTAGATGATAAAGATGTTTCTATCGATATAAGGAAATCGATAGAGAAGAACGCTCAACATACATATCAAAAAGCTAAGAAAATGAAGAGGAAGAGTAAAGGAGCTCGAAAGGCAGCTAAAAAAACCCAGGAATTGATTGATGAATTAAAAGAAAAAGACATCGATGAATTTAAATCACGTGAAATCCCACAGAGAAAGGTTCGGAAAAAACAGGTTTGGTACGACAAATACAGGTGGTTCAAGAGTTCAGATGGCCATATCGTTATCGGTGGGAGAAATGCAACCCAGAACGAAGAGATAGTGAAAAAACATATGGACAGCACCGACCTTTTCTTCCACACACAGATGGAGGGGGCTTCAGCAGTTGTAGTCAAGTCAGAGGGAGATGAAATACCCCAAAAAACTAAGGAGGAAGCAGCAGTTTTCGCAGCTTCAAACTCCAGTGCATGGAAGAAATATTACTCCACAGATGTATACTGCGTCTCACCAAACCAAGTTACAAAAACGCCTGAAAGCGGTGAATATGTCGGTAAAGGAAGCTTTGTAATCAGAGGAGAACGTGAATATTTCCGAAACACACCACTTAAACACTCGGTTGGACTAGAAATAACCGACCAAACAAGAGTGATTGGCGGCCCTCCCTCAAGCGTTGAAAAAAACGGTGAATATAAAGTTGATTTAAAGCCCGGTGACACAGATAGGATGAAAGCCGCTAAAAAAATATATGAAATTTTTCTAGATAAAGCCCAGCCTGAAGACCGTGACTTAATAAAGAAGATAGCTAAACCTGATGAAATTGATCGATTCATACCACCAGGAGATGTGGAGATAGAAAATGCAAGTTCGTCATAA
- a CDS encoding DUF2797 domain-containing protein, translating to MLALDLIGGIVKVSWKYKDEWKPFLKLTNTNYKEVELVNGMHVEFEVIDKRVCTGYYNSKRKMTPCPEHREISKGSQCYECRERDIYSGYIEGRTPAKIDAEFTVYLAQAGNQVKVGVTRSRKLTRRWVEQGVDYAVKIKDGLSSKQALDIEKNLSIKHRDLSQTIRKEEKLVKKPCKLNHYLKLIGMEGEVVDLQNVVSYPDKIGRKLVRKGRFSGEINTVKGQIVSDGDLCMALTSGKKITKPSQTALDTFKK from the coding sequence GTGTTAGCTCTGGACCTAATAGGCGGTATTGTAAAGGTTAGTTGGAAATACAAAGACGAATGGAAACCATTTCTCAAACTAACTAACACCAACTATAAAGAGGTTGAGTTGGTTAACGGAATGCACGTTGAATTCGAGGTCATTGATAAACGTGTATGCACAGGATATTATAACTCTAAACGAAAAATGACGCCTTGCCCAGAACATAGAGAAATATCAAAAGGCTCCCAATGCTATGAATGTAGAGAAAGAGACATCTATTCTGGTTATATCGAAGGCCGGACACCAGCAAAAATAGACGCCGAATTCACCGTCTATCTAGCTCAAGCCGGCAACCAAGTTAAGGTAGGCGTAACTAGATCTAGAAAATTAACAAGGCGTTGGGTGGAGCAGGGAGTTGATTACGCTGTAAAAATCAAAGACGGCCTTTCCTCAAAACAAGCTCTAGATATCGAAAAAAACCTATCCATAAAACATAGAGACTTGAGTCAGACTATAAGGAAAGAGGAGAAACTTGTTAAAAAACCCTGTAAACTAAATCACTACCTAAAGTTGATCGGGATGGAGGGAGAGGTTGTTGACCTACAGAATGTCGTTAGTTATCCGGATAAAATAGGTAGGAAGTTGGTGAGGAAAGGACGGTTCAGTGGTGAGATAAATACAGTTAAGGGACAGATAGTTTCAGATGGAGACCTCTGTATGGCTTTAACTTCTGGTAAAAAAATAACAAAGCCATCTCAAACCGCCCTTGATACTTTTAAAAAATGA
- a CDS encoding STT3 domain-containing protein, protein MADDSKKEKTFQQKLADGDYTRKISIVTVLFAIVVGTWMRISMGTLDRLQKFDPFQHYLLSEYWYENWAYATHDLMMYPGPDGALRGVGYPPLTHAVPAIITEITSFFTSITVLDVVILGPVIFTALIPLVYWGLGTELYNEKVGIVAALLTLVFPHFIEVGRAGAYDTNPHIALFYPLILLLLVKSFRQNTIRGRVQWGLGAGVTMGLFGLFWAGFNSIFAYTAFAIAIYVLIGSWLDKVKPEDSYSLLGILVAYPIISYFHTLSFPGEETLLVAPLVVLPYIAAKLPDWSEKLNYVSNGIKFRNYVATSIVGIVFAGALLVWYGILPISVSGFGLISGEGVWGTVAELQPTFGTGFEAGLTPLYNHFGHWGTFLLPLVFIGPILYTGYKIYSDFRTERVFEFTFLLLTFIMIFWAHRFLPLYLYFVPPVAAAMIVGFVEFIGLKDIKREMSRSWGEIKNWDILKVSAIVVFVVMISFMSLPLADGGVQQYPSTIYHENNGAWISTFDHMDESEDFTPDEHVMTWWDYGFPLKALGDVGAFTDNTQWNVDDAAAFYMSKDIEEAHEMLVEWSEDRDEEVDYIVGNKGLGILVPGTMYGGKTSAVATVADVNPSDYVDDWPEGQDDISQQVPWSVVWQEGMAEPNVPEPLQNTVYYDLAFPEGVTPGDDEPEVGDVLYDKFEVVYKSPEVIGGPFDGNAIIVYEVIYD, encoded by the coding sequence ATGGCGGATGATTCTAAAAAAGAAAAAACATTTCAACAAAAACTTGCCGACGGAGATTATACACGTAAAATCTCTATAGTAACAGTTCTTTTCGCTATAGTGGTCGGTACTTGGATGCGGATCAGTATGGGGACCTTGGATCGGTTGCAGAAATTCGATCCATTTCAACACTATTTATTATCGGAATATTGGTATGAAAACTGGGCTTACGCAACCCATGACTTAATGATGTATCCAGGGCCAGATGGAGCGCTTAGAGGTGTTGGATATCCTCCATTAACACATGCAGTACCGGCAATAATAACCGAGATAACAAGTTTCTTTACCTCGATAACTGTTTTGGATGTTGTGATACTTGGCCCCGTGATATTCACCGCTTTAATACCCTTGGTTTATTGGGGTCTGGGGACTGAGCTTTATAACGAGAAGGTTGGTATTGTTGCTGCCCTACTTACCCTGGTGTTTCCACACTTTATTGAGGTTGGTCGTGCAGGAGCTTACGACACAAACCCCCATATAGCTTTGTTCTATCCATTGATCCTGTTATTATTGGTTAAATCATTCCGGCAGAACACAATTCGTGGAAGAGTGCAGTGGGGGCTTGGTGCAGGCGTAACTATGGGGTTATTCGGGTTGTTTTGGGCTGGTTTTAACTCAATATTCGCTTACACCGCTTTCGCAATAGCAATATATGTCTTAATCGGGTCATGGCTGGATAAGGTAAAACCGGAAGACAGTTATTCATTACTCGGGATATTGGTGGCATACCCAATAATCTCTTATTTCCACACCCTATCATTCCCAGGTGAAGAAACACTATTGGTTGCACCACTTGTTGTATTGCCTTATATAGCTGCTAAACTACCAGATTGGTCAGAAAAACTAAATTATGTATCTAACGGCATTAAATTCAGAAACTATGTAGCAACCAGCATAGTAGGTATAGTATTTGCTGGAGCCTTATTGGTCTGGTATGGAATACTGCCGATAAGTGTCAGTGGTTTCGGGTTGATCAGTGGTGAAGGGGTTTGGGGTACTGTCGCCGAACTTCAACCTACTTTCGGAACAGGGTTTGAAGCCGGATTAACACCTCTATACAACCATTTCGGACATTGGGGAACATTCCTACTGCCTCTAGTATTTATCGGTCCAATTCTCTATACTGGTTATAAGATTTATAGTGATTTCCGGACGGAGCGGGTGTTCGAGTTTACATTCCTGTTGTTAACATTTATAATGATTTTCTGGGCTCACAGATTCCTACCACTCTACCTATACTTCGTTCCACCTGTTGCCGCTGCAATGATTGTTGGTTTTGTCGAGTTTATTGGTTTGAAAGATATCAAGAGAGAGATGTCTCGAAGTTGGGGTGAGATAAAGAATTGGGATATCCTCAAGGTCTCAGCAATCGTTGTTTTTGTAGTCATGATTTCATTTATGTCTTTACCTCTTGCAGATGGAGGTGTGCAACAATATCCATCTACGATATACCATGAGAATAATGGTGCTTGGATATCTACTTTTGACCACATGGATGAGTCGGAAGACTTCACTCCGGATGAACATGTAATGACTTGGTGGGACTATGGATTCCCATTAAAGGCTCTGGGTGATGTAGGTGCTTTCACCGATAACACTCAATGGAACGTGGATGATGCAGCCGCATTCTATATGTCTAAAGATATTGAAGAGGCGCATGAGATGTTGGTGGAGTGGTCTGAAGACCGGGATGAAGAAGTGGATTACATAGTTGGAAACAAAGGACTTGGAATACTTGTTCCAGGAACGATGTACGGCGGTAAAACAAGCGCCGTTGCAACAGTAGCCGATGTAAACCCTAGTGATTACGTTGATGATTGGCCAGAAGGACAAGACGATATATCACAGCAAGTGCCATGGTCAGTGGTCTGGCAAGAAGGTATGGCTGAACCAAATGTTCCAGAACCACTCCAGAACACCGTGTACTACGACCTAGCTTTCCCAGAGGGAGTGACTCCAGGCGATGACGAACCAGAAGTTGGAGACGTATTATACGATAAATTCGAAGTGGTTTACAAAAGCCCAGAAGTTATTGGCGGGCCTTTCGATGGTAACGCGATAATAGTATACGAGGTAATATACGACTAA
- a CDS encoding mRNA surveillance protein pelota, producing MQVRHKNLEEGVLAIVPENVDDFWTIRNIVQEGDYVRSLTYRSPEDAEDKLRPEARKKQAVKLTIEVSDIDYQDFSNRLRIGGTIREGKQEYIGRYHTINVEENKQLTIRKKEWKKDQLDRIQTAVKESKKPKVLVVAVEEGEATLGEIRRHGVGETTSIKSGSGKNLDGSKNKRTEFFGEINKIIKRTIETKDIEYLVLAGPGFTKDDLYDYLIDKTPEIKDKIVKEDTSSGGEGGIHEAIKRGAVQRIWKESRITKEANLIDQLLTEIARDGKATYGKKEIERAIKLGAVKKLIITENTLREQREKGKEIEKLLEQTKQQGGENTVISSKFEPGEKLEGLGGIAALLRFKI from the coding sequence ATGCAAGTTCGTCATAAAAACCTTGAAGAAGGAGTTTTAGCAATAGTTCCAGAAAACGTAGATGATTTCTGGACCATCCGTAACATCGTTCAAGAAGGCGATTATGTACGTTCACTCACCTACCGGAGTCCAGAAGACGCTGAAGACAAATTAAGGCCTGAAGCAAGGAAGAAACAAGCTGTTAAACTAACAATTGAAGTCAGCGACATCGATTACCAAGATTTTTCAAACAGACTCCGCATTGGTGGAACTATACGGGAGGGAAAACAGGAATACATCGGCCGTTACCACACAATAAACGTAGAAGAAAATAAACAACTCACAATCAGGAAAAAAGAATGGAAAAAAGACCAGTTAGACCGAATTCAAACTGCCGTCAAAGAATCAAAAAAACCAAAGGTATTAGTAGTGGCTGTAGAAGAAGGGGAAGCCACACTTGGAGAAATAAGGCGACATGGTGTCGGAGAAACAACCTCAATAAAATCAGGGTCTGGAAAAAACCTAGACGGTTCAAAAAACAAAAGAACAGAGTTTTTTGGAGAAATAAATAAAATAATTAAAAGAACTATCGAAACAAAAGACATAGAATATCTGGTTCTCGCAGGACCAGGATTCACAAAAGACGATTTATACGACTACCTAATCGATAAAACACCAGAAATCAAAGACAAAATAGTGAAAGAAGACACCTCAAGCGGTGGAGAAGGAGGAATCCATGAAGCGATAAAACGAGGAGCAGTCCAGAGAATATGGAAAGAATCCAGAATAACAAAAGAAGCAAACCTAATCGACCAACTACTAACAGAAATAGCCAGAGATGGAAAAGCAACATACGGAAAAAAAGAAATAGAGAGAGCAATAAAACTCGGAGCAGTAAAAAAACTAATAATAACCGAAAACACCCTCAGAGAACAAAGAGAAAAAGGAAAAGAAATCGAAAAACTACTAGAACAAACAAAACAACAAGGAGGCGAAAACACAGTAATAAGCAGTAAATTCGAGCCCGGAGAAAAACTAGAAGGACTAGGAGGAATCGCAGCCCTACTAAGATTCAAAATCTAA
- a CDS encoding flippase, which produces MKLAKSSIAVFLIKISVAVIGFLGTLYAARVVGADGLGVFYLFTAVVSGLSLFLSFGIGSATTKRVSEGREQGEFLGAAFLMNLTLYGFTALFILIFKDEIISFIGYEPAYYFIFIVLLFKVFKKPISYALKGERRVATGKSLSLVSDSVRVGLWVVLLSVGAGVLGLIVGYVAGYLIALIVGLFLISIRLKLPSKRHFKSIFDFSKYSWLGSVESKAFSWTDTIVLGLFVTPAYIGIYEVAWSISGLFYFVASAVGAVLFPNVSYLASKGKTNEIRDIIEEALIYVPIIAFPGLIGAAIIGEGVLRLYGEEFTIGYIVLAILIFARIGNTFKSVMAKIINGMDRPDLSFRVYGVFLVLNLSLNFILVYMVGWVGAAVATAFSISIAALLAYWYLDNLIGLSLPLGELGKEVGAALAMGLFLYPVSQALTPLSMFETIALVVLGTLVYFGVLLSISKKIRDKLFGLSKTIYSEYIKV; this is translated from the coding sequence ATGAAACTGGCAAAATCTTCTATCGCTGTTTTTTTAATTAAGATTTCAGTTGCGGTTATCGGTTTTCTAGGTACTTTGTATGCGGCAAGGGTTGTTGGTGCTGATGGTCTTGGTGTGTTTTATTTGTTTACTGCCGTTGTTTCAGGATTATCTTTATTCCTTTCATTTGGTATTGGGAGCGCTACTACTAAGCGGGTTAGTGAGGGAAGGGAACAGGGGGAGTTTTTAGGTGCGGCATTCTTAATGAATTTAACGCTTTATGGGTTTACAGCTTTATTTATATTGATATTTAAGGATGAAATAATTAGTTTTATCGGTTATGAACCAGCTTACTACTTTATTTTCATTGTATTGTTGTTTAAGGTTTTTAAGAAACCTATCAGTTATGCTTTAAAGGGTGAGAGGCGGGTTGCGACTGGTAAATCTCTGTCTTTGGTAAGTGATTCTGTTAGGGTTGGTTTATGGGTGGTTTTATTATCGGTTGGAGCCGGTGTTTTAGGCCTGATCGTTGGTTATGTGGCTGGATATTTAATCGCATTGATTGTTGGTTTGTTTCTTATATCGATTAGGCTTAAATTACCTTCTAAAAGACATTTTAAGAGTATATTTGATTTCAGTAAATACAGTTGGCTTGGCTCTGTAGAGAGTAAGGCGTTTAGTTGGACCGATACAATTGTTCTTGGTTTGTTTGTAACCCCTGCATATATAGGTATTTATGAGGTTGCTTGGAGTATCTCGGGTCTTTTCTATTTCGTTGCGAGTGCGGTTGGAGCGGTACTGTTTCCCAATGTAAGTTATCTAGCTTCAAAAGGGAAAACCAATGAAATTAGAGATATTATTGAAGAAGCTTTGATATATGTACCTATAATAGCTTTTCCTGGACTTATAGGGGCTGCTATAATTGGGGAGGGGGTTTTAAGGCTTTATGGTGAAGAGTTCACAATCGGTTACATCGTTCTAGCAATATTGATATTTGCTAGGATAGGAAATACATTCAAATCTGTTATGGCCAAAATAATTAATGGGATGGATCGGCCTGATCTTTCGTTTAGGGTTTATGGTGTATTTCTTGTTTTGAATCTTTCTTTAAACTTCATTTTGGTTTACATGGTTGGTTGGGTTGGTGCTGCGGTTGCAACCGCTTTTTCGATATCAATTGCTGCTTTATTGGCGTATTGGTATCTAGATAACTTAATAGGTCTATCTTTACCTCTGGGTGAGCTTGGTAAGGAGGTGGGTGCTGCTTTAGCGATGGGTCTTTTCTTGTATCCCGTTAGTCAGGCTTTAACACCTCTCTCGATGTTTGAAACAATCGCTCTCGTTGTTTTAGGGACGTTGGTTTACTTCGGTGTATTGTTATCAATTAGTAAAAAGATACGAGATAAGTTATTTGGCTTATCTAAAACTATCTACAGTGAATACATTAAGGTTTGA
- a CDS encoding bifunctional nuclease family protein, with protein MSDNKLVPIEIYDVCITETNKGIAPVVVLKTKEDKYINIYVGLSEAISIDKGHRGEKLKRPYSHDLMMNLMEKIGANAEKAVIDELEGGVFFAQLTLSQSEGEDINIDARPSDCLALSTRCNTKLYTKTTIIKDVGKDKEDIEDLKPFKDYI; from the coding sequence ATGTCAGATAATAAATTGGTTCCAATAGAGATATATGATGTCTGTATAACTGAAACAAATAAAGGCATCGCTCCAGTAGTTGTTTTGAAAACAAAAGAAGATAAATACATAAATATCTATGTAGGTCTATCTGAAGCTATATCTATTGATAAAGGACATAGAGGAGAGAAGTTAAAAAGACCCTATAGCCATGATTTGATGATGAATTTAATGGAAAAGATTGGTGCAAACGCAGAGAAAGCGGTTATTGATGAATTGGAGGGAGGCGTTTTCTTCGCACAACTAACATTATCCCAGAGTGAGGGAGAGGATATTAATATTGATGCACGTCCAAGCGATTGCCTTGCCCTCTCAACAAGATGTAACACAAAGCTCTATACAAAAACAACTATAATCAAAGATGTAGGTAAAGACAAAGAAGATATAGAGGATTTAAAACCATTTAAAGATTATATATAA
- a CDS encoding DUF5611 family protein translates to MDGRIFEAKRGHYIKREKVEDKINSFFGDYRKEDGVYLIDDFMAFKLMEIEVLENKNKKNRLRVNTESDMDKADQALESKRKLDNFLEEVTGYTPKERMKKAKKKAKES, encoded by the coding sequence ATGGATGGTAGAATTTTTGAAGCGAAACGTGGACATTACATAAAACGGGAAAAAGTTGAAGATAAGATCAACAGTTTTTTTGGTGACTATCGGAAAGAAGATGGTGTTTACTTAATTGATGATTTTATGGCTTTTAAGTTGATGGAGATAGAGGTATTGGAGAACAAAAACAAGAAGAATAGGTTGAGGGTTAACACTGAGTCTGATATGGATAAGGCAGATCAAGCTCTTGAATCGAAAAGAAAGTTAGATAATTTTTTAGAGGAGGTTACTGGATATACACCGAAGGAGAGGATGAAGAAGGCGAAAAAGAAGGCGAAAGAATCTTGA